The following proteins are encoded in a genomic region of Burkholderia cepacia:
- the metE gene encoding 5-methyltetrahydropteroyltriglutamate--homocysteine S-methyltransferase yields MVTTHNLGFPRIGAKRELKFGLERYWKEESSRDALKALGAELRRRHWHDQRDLDLAPIGDFAFYDQVLDMSFTLGNLPKRVQDFHGDALDNYFRVARGRSAQSAEEHAACCGGVAAGEMTKWFDTNYHYIVPEFHADTNFSLDPSRLLQQLAEANAQGVNAKPVILGPVTYLWLGKAKDDSDRLALLPKLLPVYGALLDTLTAQGVEWVQIDEPILVTELDAEWRQAFRTAYAALETRRIKLLLATYFGQLQDNLTLAASLPVDGLHVDAINARDEIDALVRELPAERVLSVGAINGRNIWKTDLNATLDWLEPLAKQLGDRLWLAPSCSLLHVPVDLASEEKLDAEIRSWLAFALQKLDELKVLATALNEGRDKVAEALAANAAAIDSRRRSPRVNNPAVKAAIARIDAQLGNRVSAYAERASKQSARLKLPAFPTTTIGSFPQTAEIRQARSQFKAGALDEGGYRAAMQAEIERSVREQESLELDVLVHGEAERNDMVEYFGEQLDGYAFSQFGWVQSYGSRCVKPPILFGDISRPKAMTVEWITYAQSLTNKPMKGMLTGPVTILNWSFVRDDQPRSVSCYQLALAIREEVLDLEKAGVRVIQIDEAALREGLPLRRAQWGEYLKWAVESFRITANGVQDDTQIHTHMCYSEFNDIIASIADMDADVITIETSRSDMELLDAFDSFRYPNEIGPGVYDIHSPNIPTQDHIVGLMRKAAERIPAERLWVNPDCGLKTRQWAEVIPALTNMVAAAKTLRNQVH; encoded by the coding sequence ATGGTTACGACACACAACCTCGGTTTTCCGCGCATCGGCGCGAAGCGCGAACTCAAGTTCGGTCTCGAACGCTACTGGAAGGAAGAGTCGTCGCGTGACGCGCTGAAGGCGCTCGGCGCCGAGCTGCGCCGGCGCCACTGGCACGACCAGCGCGACCTGGACCTGGCGCCGATCGGCGATTTCGCGTTCTACGACCAGGTGCTCGACATGAGCTTCACGCTCGGCAACCTGCCGAAGCGCGTGCAGGATTTCCATGGCGACGCGCTCGACAACTATTTCCGCGTCGCGCGCGGCCGTTCGGCGCAGTCGGCGGAAGAACACGCGGCATGCTGCGGCGGTGTCGCGGCCGGTGAAATGACGAAGTGGTTCGACACGAACTACCACTACATCGTGCCGGAGTTTCACGCGGACACGAACTTCTCGCTCGATCCGTCGCGCCTGCTGCAGCAACTCGCCGAGGCGAATGCGCAGGGCGTGAACGCGAAGCCGGTGATCCTCGGCCCCGTCACGTACCTGTGGCTCGGCAAGGCGAAGGACGATTCCGATCGCCTCGCGCTGCTGCCCAAGCTGCTGCCCGTGTACGGCGCGCTGCTCGACACGCTGACCGCGCAGGGTGTCGAATGGGTGCAGATCGACGAACCGATCCTCGTGACGGAGCTCGATGCCGAATGGCGTCAGGCATTCCGCACCGCGTATGCGGCGCTGGAAACGCGTCGCATCAAGCTGCTGCTCGCCACGTACTTCGGCCAGCTTCAGGACAACCTGACGCTCGCGGCTTCGCTGCCGGTCGACGGCCTGCATGTCGATGCGATCAACGCACGCGACGAAATCGACGCACTGGTGCGTGAACTGCCGGCCGAGCGCGTGCTGTCGGTGGGCGCGATCAACGGCCGCAACATCTGGAAGACGGATCTGAACGCGACGCTCGACTGGCTCGAACCGCTCGCGAAGCAACTGGGTGATCGCTTGTGGCTCGCGCCGTCGTGCTCGCTGCTGCACGTGCCGGTCGATCTCGCGAGCGAGGAGAAGCTCGATGCGGAAATCCGCTCGTGGCTCGCGTTCGCGCTACAGAAGCTCGACGAGCTGAAGGTGCTCGCGACCGCGCTGAACGAAGGCCGCGACAAGGTGGCCGAGGCGCTCGCTGCGAACGCTGCCGCGATCGACTCGCGCCGTCGCTCGCCGCGCGTGAACAACCCGGCGGTGAAGGCCGCGATCGCGCGCATCGACGCGCAGCTCGGCAATCGCGTGAGCGCCTACGCGGAGCGTGCGTCGAAGCAGTCGGCGCGACTGAAGCTGCCGGCTTTCCCGACGACAACGATCGGCTCGTTCCCGCAGACCGCCGAAATCCGCCAGGCGCGCAGCCAGTTCAAGGCCGGCGCGCTGGACGAGGGCGGCTACCGCGCGGCGATGCAGGCCGAAATCGAGCGCAGCGTGCGCGAACAGGAATCGCTCGAACTCGACGTGCTCGTGCACGGCGAAGCCGAGCGCAACGACATGGTCGAATACTTCGGCGAGCAGCTCGACGGCTACGCATTCAGCCAGTTCGGCTGGGTGCAGTCGTACGGTTCGCGCTGCGTGAAGCCGCCGATCCTGTTCGGCGACATCAGCCGCCCGAAGGCGATGACGGTCGAATGGATCACCTACGCGCAGTCGCTGACGAACAAGCCGATGAAGGGCATGCTGACCGGCCCCGTGACGATCCTGAACTGGTCGTTCGTGCGCGACGACCAGCCGCGCTCGGTGTCGTGCTACCAGCTCGCGCTGGCGATCCGCGAGGAGGTGCTCGATCTCGAGAAGGCCGGTGTGCGCGTGATCCAGATCGACGAGGCCGCGCTGCGCGAAGGGCTGCCGCTGCGCCGCGCGCAATGGGGCGAGTACCTGAAGTGGGCGGTCGAATCGTTCCGCATCACCGCGAACGGCGTGCAAGACGACACGCAGATCCATACGCACATGTGCTATTCGGAGTTCAACGACATCATCGCGTCGATCGCCGACATGGACGCGGACGTGATCACGATCGAGACGTCGCGCTCGGACATGGAGCTGCTCGACGCGTTCGACAGCTTCAGGTATCCGAACGAGATCGGGCCGGGCGTGTACGACATCCATTCGCCGAACATCCCGACGCAGGATCACATCGTCGGCCTGATGAGGAAGGCGGCGGAACGGATTCCGGCCGAGCGCTTGTGGGTGAATCCGGACTGTGGCCTGAAGACGCGCCAGTGGGCGGAGGTGATCCCGGCGTTGACGAACATGGTTGCTGCAGCGAAGACGCTGCGCAACCAGGTGCATTGA
- a CDS encoding MFS transporter translates to MGTSVKQPKRAALASFVGTTIEWYDFYSYATAAAIVFGPLFFPGENRFISLLASFGSFAVGFFARPLGGVMFGYLGDRFGRKRSLLATLMLMAVSTVAIGLLPTHAQAGVIAPILLVLMRVLQGIAVGGEWGGAVLLAGEHAPEGKRTFFASFAQLGSASGLILSMLAFGAISTLSKDDMMSWGWRVPFLASSVLLIVGFVIRASVSESPEFEEVKKSGNIAQKPLREALKYWPLLLLAIGANVYGIAGVYFSNIFMISYATQFLSLDRSMVLHCMTIVAVLQFVVQLAAAFLAQRFGTTRVLLITGAWAAIVPFLMLPLVHMGTPLSITVGVGLATLAESGYYSVVAGFVSGIFVARIRYTAISIAYQVCGALAGGLTPLVATIIAQNTAPQWWPLAIQYTSAAVVSSLCVWLISRRVSIDDAGAPRKQDDALPRGARTV, encoded by the coding sequence ATGGGGACTTCCGTCAAGCAACCGAAGCGGGCGGCGCTCGCTTCGTTCGTCGGCACCACGATCGAGTGGTACGACTTCTATAGCTACGCGACCGCCGCCGCCATCGTGTTCGGGCCGCTGTTCTTTCCCGGCGAAAACCGCTTCATCAGCCTGCTCGCGTCGTTCGGCTCGTTCGCGGTCGGCTTCTTCGCGCGGCCGCTCGGCGGCGTGATGTTCGGCTATCTCGGTGACCGCTTCGGCCGCAAGCGCTCGCTGCTCGCGACGCTGATGCTGATGGCCGTGTCGACCGTCGCGATCGGCCTGCTGCCAACCCATGCGCAAGCCGGCGTGATCGCACCGATCCTGCTGGTGCTGATGCGCGTGCTGCAAGGTATCGCGGTCGGCGGTGAATGGGGCGGCGCGGTGCTGCTCGCCGGCGAGCATGCGCCCGAAGGCAAGCGCACGTTCTTCGCGTCGTTCGCGCAGCTTGGCAGCGCAAGCGGCCTGATCCTGTCGATGCTCGCGTTCGGCGCGATCAGCACGCTGTCGAAGGACGACATGATGAGCTGGGGCTGGCGCGTGCCGTTCCTCGCCAGTTCCGTACTGCTGATCGTCGGCTTCGTGATCCGCGCGAGCGTGTCCGAGTCGCCCGAGTTCGAGGAAGTCAAGAAGAGCGGCAACATCGCGCAAAAACCGTTGCGTGAAGCGCTCAAGTATTGGCCGCTGCTGCTGCTCGCGATCGGTGCGAACGTGTACGGCATCGCCGGCGTGTATTTCAGCAACATCTTCATGATCAGTTATGCGACGCAATTCCTGTCGCTCGACCGGTCGATGGTGCTGCATTGCATGACGATCGTCGCGGTGCTGCAGTTCGTCGTGCAGCTCGCGGCCGCGTTCCTCGCGCAGCGCTTCGGCACCACGCGCGTGCTGCTGATTACCGGCGCATGGGCCGCGATCGTCCCGTTCCTGATGCTGCCGCTCGTGCACATGGGCACGCCGCTGTCGATCACGGTCGGCGTCGGCCTCGCGACGCTCGCGGAATCGGGCTACTACTCGGTCGTCGCGGGCTTCGTCAGCGGCATCTTCGTCGCACGCATCCGCTATACGGCGATCTCGATCGCGTACCAGGTGTGCGGTGCGCTCGCCGGTGGCCTCACGCCGCTGGTGGCGACCATCATCGCGCAGAACACTGCGCCGCAATGGTGGCCGCTCGCGATCCAGTACACGAGTGCCGCCGTGGTGTCGTCGCTGTGTGTGTGGCTGATCTCGCGCCGCGTCAGCATCGACGATGCCGGTGCGCCCCGCAAGCAGGACGACGCGCTGCCGCGCGGCGCACGCACCGTGTAA
- the speB gene encoding agmatinase gives MNDHTHFQPLGGNEMPRCGGIATMMRLPHVASAEGLDACFVGVPFDLGTSNRTGARFGPRQIRTESVLLRPYNMATRAAPFDSLQIADIGDVAINPYNLHDSIARIEAAYDAILEHDCKPITLGGDHTIALPILRAIHRKHGKVALIHVDAHADVNDTMMGEKIAHGTPFRRAVEEGLLHGDKVTQIGLRGTGYAAEDFDWCREQGFRVVQAEECWNKSLAPLMEEVRARVGDTPVYISFDIDGIDPAYAPGTGTPEIAGLTVPQALEIIRGAKGLNIVGCDLVEVAPPYDPFGTTALLGANLAYELLCVLPGVAYRD, from the coding sequence ATGAACGACCACACCCATTTCCAGCCGCTCGGCGGCAATGAAATGCCGCGCTGCGGCGGCATCGCCACCATGATGCGCCTGCCGCACGTGGCGAGCGCCGAAGGCCTCGACGCCTGTTTCGTCGGCGTGCCGTTCGATCTCGGCACGTCCAACCGCACCGGCGCACGCTTCGGCCCGCGCCAGATCCGCACCGAATCCGTGCTGCTGCGTCCGTACAACATGGCCACGCGCGCAGCGCCCTTCGATTCGCTGCAGATCGCCGATATCGGCGATGTCGCGATCAACCCGTACAACCTGCACGATTCGATCGCGCGCATCGAAGCCGCGTACGACGCGATCCTCGAACACGATTGCAAGCCGATCACGCTCGGCGGCGACCATACGATCGCGCTGCCGATCCTGCGCGCGATCCACCGCAAGCACGGCAAGGTTGCATTGATCCACGTCGATGCACACGCCGACGTGAACGACACGATGATGGGTGAAAAGATCGCGCACGGCACGCCGTTCCGCCGCGCGGTCGAGGAAGGCCTGCTGCACGGCGACAAGGTCACGCAGATCGGCCTGCGCGGCACCGGCTACGCGGCCGAGGATTTCGACTGGTGCCGCGAGCAGGGCTTCCGCGTCGTCCAGGCCGAGGAATGCTGGAACAAGTCGCTTGCGCCTCTGATGGAAGAAGTGCGCGCACGCGTCGGCGATACGCCCGTCTACATCAGCTTCGACATCGACGGCATCGACCCGGCCTACGCACCGGGCACCGGCACGCCGGAAATCGCGGGCCTCACGGTGCCGCAGGCGCTCGAGATCATCCGCGGCGCGAAGGGGTTGAACATCGTCGGCTGCGATCTCGTCGAAGTCGCGCCGCCGTACGACCCGTTCGGCACCACCGCGCTGCTCGGCGCGAACCTCGCGTACGAGCTGCTGTGCGTGCTGCCGGGCGTCGCGTACCGCGACTGA
- a CDS encoding LysR family transcriptional regulator, which produces MNVLGNLSTLDLRLIRVFLAVTDAGGVSAAQAVLNVGQSTISAQLSSLETRLGYRLCERGRSGFRLTPKGERFHAMSRKLLAALDEFGMAARHMDRQLVGTLNIGLIGHTPVSQNARIAEAIAAFRTRDEAVRFSISVRAPGDLEEKLLSDEIQIAVGYFWHRVPSLHYTPLFIERQVAYCGRGHPLFDGAGMLTPADVAGFEWAWRSYPLPEAQLSTTPDRVTATADNMEAVALLILSGHHLGYLPQHFAAPYVAQGLLAPLNPDELRYDVTFHMVVARNGRGNPLVEAFLEDLERAHQSPDVA; this is translated from the coding sequence ATGAACGTGCTGGGGAATCTGTCGACCCTCGATCTGCGGCTGATCCGCGTGTTTCTCGCGGTCACGGACGCGGGCGGTGTATCGGCCGCGCAGGCCGTGCTGAACGTCGGGCAGTCGACAATCAGCGCGCAACTGTCGTCGCTCGAGACGCGGCTCGGCTACCGGCTCTGCGAGCGCGGCCGCAGCGGCTTCCGGCTTACGCCGAAGGGCGAACGGTTCCACGCGATGAGCCGCAAGCTGCTCGCGGCGCTCGACGAATTCGGGATGGCCGCGCGGCACATGGACCGCCAGCTGGTCGGCACGCTGAACATCGGCCTGATCGGCCATACGCCGGTGAGCCAGAACGCGCGGATCGCCGAGGCGATCGCCGCGTTCCGCACGCGCGACGAAGCCGTACGTTTCTCGATTTCAGTGCGCGCGCCCGGCGATCTCGAGGAGAAACTGCTGAGCGACGAGATCCAGATCGCGGTTGGCTACTTCTGGCACCGCGTGCCGTCGCTGCACTACACGCCGCTGTTCATCGAGCGTCAGGTCGCGTATTGCGGCCGCGGCCATCCGCTGTTCGACGGCGCCGGCATGCTGACGCCGGCCGACGTCGCGGGTTTCGAATGGGCGTGGCGCTCGTATCCGCTACCGGAGGCGCAACTGTCGACGACGCCCGACCGCGTGACCGCGACCGCCGACAACATGGAGGCCGTCGCGCTGCTGATCTTGTCCGGCCACCATCTCGGCTACCTGCCGCAGCACTTCGCGGCGCCGTACGTCGCGCAGGGATTGCTCGCGCCGCTCAATCCCGATGAACTGCGCTACGACGTGACGTTCCACATGGTCGTCGCGCGCAACGGACGCGGGAATCCGCTCGTGGAAGCGTTTCTCGAGGATCTGGAGCGCGCGCACCAGTCACCCGACGTCGCATGA
- a CDS encoding Lrp/AsnC family transcriptional regulator, with protein sequence MTELDKTDRAILAAVQRDGRLPIARLAESVGLSETPCARRLKRLESDGYIERYRAQLSRQALGFGVVAFVLVRFATHDRKVADRFEREVLGIERILACHNVAGTADYLLQVVARDLDDYGTFLRDSLRMLPGVTSIESALSLREVKHDAGLPVP encoded by the coding sequence ATGACCGAGCTCGACAAAACCGACCGCGCGATCCTCGCTGCGGTGCAGCGCGACGGCCGCCTGCCGATCGCGCGTCTCGCCGAATCTGTCGGCTTGTCCGAGACGCCCTGTGCGCGGCGCCTCAAACGGCTCGAAAGCGACGGCTACATCGAGCGCTACCGCGCGCAGCTGTCACGGCAGGCGCTCGGCTTCGGCGTCGTCGCGTTCGTGCTCGTGCGGTTCGCCACGCACGACCGCAAGGTCGCCGACCGGTTCGAACGGGAAGTGCTCGGCATCGAGCGGATCCTCGCGTGCCACAACGTCGCGGGCACCGCCGACTACCTGCTGCAGGTGGTCGCGCGCGACCTCGACGACTACGGCACGTTCCTGCGCGACTCGCTGCGGATGCTGCCGGGTGTGACGTCGATCGAATCGGCGCTGTCGCTGCGCGAGGTGAAGCACGACGCGGGCTTGCCGGTGCCGTGA
- a CDS encoding LysE family translocator, with product MISTHLLLIYLAALAAIYAVPGPDMALVLQTSIGRGVRPGMAAAAGLSLARTAHVTLSACGVAALIRSAPWLYEVIRYGGALYLAYVAIQVFRSPVFALGDGDTAATAGELRQSFVKGLLTNLLNPKALLFCSVLLPQFVRPEAGPVVWQMFELGALLVAAGVCFDLACVFGASRIAAWMRAHPLAQTVQRWTFSAALIGFALRLSMD from the coding sequence ATGATTTCCACGCATTTGCTGTTGATTTATCTCGCCGCGCTGGCGGCCATCTATGCGGTGCCGGGGCCTGATATGGCGCTCGTGCTGCAGACCAGCATCGGCCGTGGCGTGCGGCCGGGCATGGCGGCGGCGGCCGGCCTGTCGCTCGCACGCACCGCGCACGTGACGCTGTCGGCGTGTGGCGTCGCGGCGCTGATCCGCAGCGCGCCGTGGCTGTACGAGGTGATCCGCTACGGCGGCGCGCTGTATCTCGCCTATGTCGCGATCCAGGTGTTCCGCTCGCCGGTGTTCGCGCTCGGCGACGGCGACACGGCGGCGACGGCCGGCGAACTGCGTCAGTCGTTCGTGAAGGGGCTGCTGACGAACCTGCTGAACCCGAAGGCACTGCTGTTCTGCTCGGTGCTGCTGCCGCAGTTCGTGCGTCCCGAGGCCGGGCCGGTCGTCTGGCAGATGTTCGAGCTGGGCGCGCTGCTGGTCGCGGCCGGCGTGTGCTTCGACCTCGCGTGCGTGTTCGGTGCGTCGCGCATCGCGGCGTGGATGCGTGCGCATCCGCTCGCGCAGACCGTGCAGCGCTGGACGTTTTCGGCGGCGCTGATCGGTTTCGCGCTGCGCCTGTCGATGGACTGA
- a CDS encoding S53 family peptidase, translating to MARHLHADREPRIVAESKCLGPCDPAERIHVTIMLRRQEEGQLDTLVHQLATGDTQAKPLSREAFAQRFSANPDDIRKTEDFARHHQLTVDRVDPVESVVVLSGTIKQFEAAFGVTLERFEHRSIGQYRGRSGPIALPDDLGDAVTAVLGLDSRPQARPHFRLRPPFRPARGGAAGVTFTPVQLASLYGFPAGDGAGQCIAIVELGGGYRAADIQQYFRGLGITTPPTLVDVNVGTGRNTPTGDPNGPDGEVALDIEIAGAIAPAAKIAVYFASNSDAGFIQAVNAAVSDTTNKPSVISISWGGAEATWQAQSAQAFNRVLQAAAAQGVTVCAASGDSGSGDGLQDGADHVDFPASSPYVLGCGGTQLDALPGQGIRSEVTWNDEAAGGGAGGGGVSTLFDVPAWQQGLAVTLADGSRTPLAKRGVPDVAGDASPQTGYEVSVAGTATVMGGTSAVAPLWAALIARINAAAGASAGWINPVLYKNPGALRDITKGSNGTYAAASGWDACTGLGSPNGTQLAAILARKPSS from the coding sequence ATGGCAAGGCATCTTCACGCCGACCGTGAACCCCGAATCGTCGCCGAGTCCAAGTGCCTCGGCCCGTGCGATCCGGCAGAACGCATCCACGTCACGATCATGTTGCGGCGGCAGGAAGAAGGGCAACTTGATACGTTGGTCCACCAGCTCGCCACCGGCGACACACAGGCGAAACCGCTGTCACGCGAAGCATTCGCGCAGCGTTTTTCCGCCAATCCCGACGACATCCGCAAGACCGAGGACTTCGCGCGTCATCACCAGCTCACGGTCGATCGCGTCGATCCGGTCGAGAGTGTCGTCGTGCTGTCGGGCACGATCAAGCAGTTCGAAGCCGCATTCGGCGTCACGCTCGAGCGTTTCGAGCATCGGTCGATCGGCCAGTATCGCGGCCGCTCGGGCCCGATCGCGCTACCCGACGATCTCGGCGATGCCGTCACGGCCGTGCTCGGCCTCGACAGCCGCCCGCAGGCGCGGCCGCATTTCCGGCTGCGTCCGCCGTTCCGGCCCGCGCGTGGCGGCGCGGCGGGCGTCACATTCACGCCGGTCCAGCTGGCGTCGCTGTACGGCTTTCCGGCCGGCGACGGCGCCGGCCAATGCATCGCGATCGTCGAACTCGGCGGCGGCTATCGCGCGGCCGATATCCAGCAGTACTTCCGCGGGCTCGGGATCACGACGCCGCCGACGCTCGTCGACGTGAACGTCGGGACCGGCCGCAACACGCCGACTGGCGACCCTAACGGCCCGGACGGCGAAGTCGCGCTCGACATCGAGATCGCCGGTGCGATCGCGCCGGCCGCGAAGATCGCCGTCTACTTCGCATCGAACAGCGACGCGGGCTTCATCCAGGCCGTCAACGCGGCCGTCAGCGACACGACCAACAAGCCGTCGGTGATCTCGATCAGTTGGGGCGGTGCGGAAGCGACCTGGCAGGCGCAGTCGGCGCAGGCGTTCAACCGCGTGCTGCAGGCGGCCGCCGCGCAGGGCGTTACCGTGTGCGCGGCGTCCGGCGACAGCGGTTCGGGCGACGGGCTGCAGGACGGCGCCGATCACGTCGACTTCCCCGCATCGAGCCCGTACGTGCTCGGCTGCGGCGGCACGCAGCTCGACGCGCTGCCGGGGCAGGGCATCCGCAGCGAGGTCACGTGGAACGACGAGGCTGCTGGCGGTGGCGCGGGCGGCGGCGGTGTCAGCACGCTGTTCGACGTGCCGGCGTGGCAGCAGGGGCTCGCCGTCACGCTTGCCGACGGCAGCCGCACGCCGCTCGCGAAACGCGGCGTGCCCGACGTGGCCGGCGATGCGTCGCCGCAGACGGGTTACGAGGTATCGGTCGCCGGCACGGCTACCGTGATGGGCGGCACGAGCGCGGTCGCACCGCTGTGGGCCGCGCTGATCGCACGGATCAATGCGGCGGCCGGCGCATCGGCCGGCTGGATCAATCCGGTGCTGTACAAGAATCCGGGCGCACTGCGCGACATCACGAAAGGATCGAACGGCACCTATGCGGCCGCTTCGGGCTGGGATGCGTGCACCGGCCTCGGCAGCCCGAACGGCACGCAACTCGCCGCGATCCTCGCGCGCAAGCCGTCGAGCTGA
- a CDS encoding S10 family peptidase yields the protein MGIDSASSGGVYPLHHGDHNSHGVPPTINPVALSHGRDQPFFDPVAYGNGPDDSVTDTTEAAAITHHTILIDDKRIAYTATAGHLVTVDPSSSQPAAKIFYVAFTADGATEETRPVTFFYNGGPGSSSVFVLLGSFAPKRIKTSMPGFTPPAPYQMEDNPDSMIDHSDLVFINPVGTGYSAAVAPNKNRNFWGVDQDADSLKQFIKRYLTKNNRWNSPKYLFGESYGTARSCVLAYKLHEDGVDLNGVTLQSSILDYRQAGNPVGALPTAAADAWYHKKLGITPAPTDLGAFVEEVAQFSRTDYLNALRTVPHADPAAVQKLSQYTGIDTATLQSWSLNIAGYDTRGNSLFLTTLLHAQGLALGSYDGRVTGISSGIAGKIDPNSGGNDPTMTAVTGVYTAMWNSYLNEQLKFTSNSAFTDLNDQAFQNWDFSHIDPTGAQQGIDAQGNVILYTAGDLAAVMALNVDLKVLSANGFYDFVTPFYQTVIDLQQMPLEDQQVRQNLSARFYPSGHMVYLDGGSRTALKRDLATMYDATVSNTGARMRIRALQAKKTGGHA from the coding sequence ATGGGCATCGATTCCGCATCTTCCGGCGGCGTGTATCCGCTGCATCACGGCGACCACAATTCACACGGCGTGCCGCCGACCATCAACCCGGTCGCGCTGAGCCACGGCCGCGACCAGCCGTTCTTCGACCCGGTCGCGTACGGCAACGGCCCCGACGACTCGGTGACCGATACGACCGAGGCGGCCGCGATCACGCATCACACGATCCTGATCGACGACAAGCGCATCGCGTACACGGCGACGGCCGGCCACCTCGTGACGGTCGACCCGAGCAGTTCGCAGCCGGCCGCGAAGATCTTCTATGTCGCTTTCACGGCCGACGGCGCGACCGAGGAAACGCGCCCGGTGACGTTCTTCTATAACGGCGGGCCCGGCTCGTCGTCGGTATTCGTGCTGTTGGGCTCGTTCGCGCCGAAGCGCATCAAGACGTCGATGCCGGGTTTCACGCCGCCCGCGCCGTACCAGATGGAAGACAACCCGGACAGCATGATCGACCACAGCGATCTCGTGTTCATCAACCCCGTGGGCACCGGTTATTCGGCGGCCGTCGCGCCGAACAAGAACCGCAACTTCTGGGGCGTCGACCAGGATGCGGATTCGCTGAAGCAGTTCATCAAGCGCTACCTGACGAAGAACAACCGCTGGAACTCGCCGAAATACCTGTTCGGCGAATCGTACGGCACCGCGCGCAGCTGCGTGCTCGCGTACAAGCTGCACGAGGACGGTGTCGACCTGAACGGGGTCACGCTGCAATCGTCGATCCTCGATTACCGGCAGGCCGGCAACCCGGTCGGTGCGTTGCCGACCGCCGCGGCCGACGCGTGGTATCACAAGAAGCTCGGCATCACGCCGGCGCCGACCGATCTCGGCGCATTCGTCGAGGAAGTCGCGCAGTTCTCGCGCACCGATTACCTGAACGCGCTGCGCACGGTGCCGCATGCGGACCCGGCCGCCGTGCAGAAACTGTCGCAATACACGGGCATCGACACGGCGACGCTGCAATCGTGGAGTCTCAACATCGCGGGTTACGACACGCGCGGCAATTCGCTGTTCCTGACGACGCTGCTGCATGCGCAAGGGCTCGCGCTCGGCTCGTACGACGGCCGCGTGACCGGGATCTCGTCGGGCATCGCCGGCAAGATCGACCCGAACTCGGGCGGCAACGATCCGACGATGACGGCCGTGACGGGCGTCTATACGGCGATGTGGAACAGCTACCTGAACGAGCAGCTGAAGTTCACGTCGAACTCCGCGTTCACCGACCTGAACGACCAGGCGTTCCAGAACTGGGATTTCAGCCACATCGACCCGACTGGCGCGCAGCAGGGCATCGATGCGCAGGGGAACGTGATTCTCTACACGGCCGGCGATCTCGCGGCGGTGATGGCGTTGAACGTCGATCTGAAGGTGTTGTCGGCGAACGGTTTCTACGATTTCGTCACGCCGTTCTACCAGACCGTGATCGACCTGCAGCAGATGCCGCTCGAGGATCAGCAGGTGCGGCAGAACCTGTCCGCGCGCTTCTATCCGTCGGGGCACATGGTGTATCTCGACGGCGGCTCGCGCACCGCGCTCAAGCGCGATCTCGCGACGATGTACGACGCGACGGTCAGCAATACGGGTGCGCGGATGCGGATTCGCGCGCTGCAGGCGAAGAAGACGGGCGGGCACGCATAG
- the nadE gene encoding ammonia-dependent NAD(+) synthetase has translation MTSADYASRQRAIIAELNVAPHFDAEAEIARRVEFLAQYLRSTGLRTYVLGISGGVDSSTAGRLAQLSVERLRADGYDARFIAMRLPNGVQNDEADAQRALAFVRADEVLTVDVKPAADAMLGSLAAAGHVFETPAQQDFVHGNIKARERMIAQYAVAGAQRGIVIGTDHAAESLMGFFTKFGDGGADILPLAGLNKRRVRAVARALGGEELIVMKVPTADLEELRPLRPDEHAYGVSYDEIDDFLEGKAVSDHVYDTVLRFHEGSRHKRALPYTMFDWPAA, from the coding sequence ATGACATCCGCCGATTACGCCAGCCGCCAACGCGCGATCATTGCCGAACTGAACGTCGCCCCGCACTTCGACGCCGAGGCCGAGATCGCCCGCCGCGTCGAGTTCCTCGCGCAGTACCTTCGTTCAACCGGCCTGCGGACCTACGTGCTCGGCATCAGCGGCGGCGTCGATTCGTCGACGGCCGGCCGGCTCGCGCAACTGTCGGTCGAGCGCCTGCGCGCCGACGGCTACGATGCGCGCTTCATCGCCATGCGCTTGCCGAACGGCGTGCAGAACGACGAAGCCGATGCGCAGCGCGCGCTCGCGTTCGTCCGCGCGGACGAGGTGCTGACGGTCGACGTGAAGCCGGCCGCCGATGCGATGCTCGGCTCGCTGGCCGCAGCCGGCCACGTATTCGAAACACCCGCGCAGCAGGATTTCGTGCACGGCAACATCAAGGCGCGCGAGCGCATGATCGCGCAGTACGCGGTGGCCGGCGCGCAGCGCGGCATCGTGATCGGCACCGATCACGCCGCCGAATCGCTGATGGGTTTCTTCACGAAGTTCGGCGACGGCGGCGCGGACATCCTGCCGCTCGCGGGCCTGAACAAGCGCCGCGTACGCGCGGTCGCGCGTGCGCTCGGCGGCGAGGAGCTGATCGTGATGAAGGTGCCGACGGCCGACCTCGAGGAACTGCGCCCGCTGCGCCCCGACGAGCACGCATACGGCGTGAGCTACGACGAGATCGACGATTTCCTCGAAGGCAAGGCGGTCAGCGACCACGTGTACGATACCGTGCTGCGCTTCCACGAAGGTTCGCGCCACAAGCGCGCGCTGCCGTACACGATGTTCGACTGGCCGGCCGCGTAA